atagattagatagattagatatAGAAATGTGTCAAGCTGTTGAGGGAAAATACGCACCAATGACATGGTGTGCTGAAGCCGAGTTActgtttattaaagaatgacatcatAACCTAGTTTTTATTTGTTTGCAGAAAATTTATCAGtgccatctgaccaatcagagttgagGTTTATAGCCGGAATGTATCCGGTCCTCAGTGTGGCTAGATTTGGAGACTAGTGTTTGTCCACTTCATTGTTCTTGCATTTAAGCTTGGTTACGCTTACAGTAACAACCgggtctctttgtttttttttttcctgactctTATCTGCGCTAGTTCATTTGTGGTTCCATGGCCAAAGACGACAACTTCTTCCTGATAAAAAAAAGTCACGGTCTATAATGACTTGTTATAAAAACCTGTTCTGCTGTCCACAGGAAATTTTTTTCTTCATGTAAGACATTTGATATGGAAATAATTGTGACCATTACATGGATATGCAAATTAAGAACTACAAATGATTTTTCTGTACTTTCTCTTTCTGTTTCTTCTAAATGCCATAATGATCAGATGACTTACAGAATTTTTCCATGGGTTGGGCTGGAGCACAGCCAAATGGCACTGTTTTCTTTTAAAATGTTTTCAGAGgtttaaaaaacacacaaaaaaaaaacaaaaaaaaaaacaagaagcatATGCATATGCCAaagaataatctacagtcatttaTTTCTCTACATCAGCATGTTCAGTATGCGATATGAAATGATTTTTTACAGGACATAATGCCTTACAGTGTTACATTATTAATGAAATAATTAACACATGTTACTTCCTATGCTGCTTAAAAGgtatcaaaaacaaacaaacactgcaGGCaggtaaacaataataataataataataataataataataataataatatcaggacAAATTCTGACGTAGTGCATTTAAAGGTCACGGTACCAACACTGACACACAAACCTAATGAACAAGATGAACGATGTTGTCTATAAAAAAGTATTAAAACCTAGTGTAAATAAATATAGGCGCTTTTTACATTCTTTTCAAATGCTAAAAGGATATAAGTGAAGAAAATCTTTCAGCACAGTGCTTACAGGCAGTTTTTCAAGGTTTTCCTTGCCATAGGTTTTCACCACAGCTCTCCTGCAGAGTTCCTGAAGCTTCTGTGGTGCTGAACCCCGGTACGGCTGCTTCAGACTCTTCTTGGGTGACGTCATGTAAAATCGTAACAGTTCGAACAGGCAAGGGAAAATGTGTTTGCTGCCATCCAGGGCGAAGCCACTGCCTCTAAGGAGGACCCGGACGCTGGTGGGTCCATCGACAGAACGATAGCTCAAGGTGAAGAAGACATCCGTTTGCACACTGTCCCGGATTAGGAAGGTGCCAATGGGAAGAGACGCCAATCGAGCGTGGGCTTCTGCTACATCCAGAGGACCCCAGTAAAATCCACTGTTCCCCAGGAAACGTGTCGCGTTGGCTATGAGGGCGCGCTCATCCACGTCCCGGAAGGGTCGGAAGTGAGTCTGAGGATCCAGATGACTCTGAGGAGCTGGAGCGTTGGTGGACACAGCAACTGACACGACGTCTTGTGGTGAGGCAGAAGGGTCAGGAGGTTCGTTGTGATGCACCATTCTCGTTCTTCTCCATCATGGCCGTGTGTTACACAAGTGCTGTCGGATGACTAACGGAGAAAAAGAATGAAAGAGACATGAAGCTGAGTGAGTATCATTAGAGAGAAGGAGGAGCCTTTCTTTATACGTCTCAGCATGtcactgtgtgtctgtgtgtgtgtgtgtgtgtgtgggttcttGTTTTTACACCTCTTCCTATTCTGTCAGAATATCTGACAGATTTGACCCTGTGAGgacatttggctggtcctcacaagGAAATCaagaaagataataataataataataataataataataataataataatatcagtagAAGGTCCCCACAAGTACAGCAAAAtagaagcgtgtgtgtgtgcgtgtgtgttaattTCCTCATCATTTCATAGAGCTGTGGTAGATTTTTTTTATCAGATGCACTTTCTTTCACTCTCTCGTGAAAGACTCTctctttagttttttttaataaaagttgCATTTGTTTCGTTAAAATTACACAAATAAAGAAATACATGATGCTATTTTCCTTGTAAGGACCAgctgaaggtcctcacaaggcaaAACTCTCAGCTATTCCTATCCTTGTATGAATATTTGATCTGTTGCACACATTGTTGCATTTGTTCatgtcacccacacacacactcacacacacgtatAACAGCATTCCCTATGAGGACCTGCTAAATATATAATTATGAATGCAGTGATTAAATGCAATGCTACACCTCACTCTAACCTCAGTCAGTAACCAAATAAAAaaacatccctctctctctctctctctctctctctctctctccatatatatatatatatatatatatatatatatatatatatatatatatatatatatatatatatatattttttttttttttttgtaaaaaagtAGATTTCCTCATGGGGACCAACCGAACAAACCTTACAAGTTTAACACTGTCAGTTAATCCTGTCCTTGCGTGGATATTTTTGCAAGTTGCACACTGCTGAGCATGTAGgcatcacacgcacacacacacatttgtgacTGTGTCCTCAGCAGGGCTTTCCACTGGTCCGGGTTAATCATAAACACAGCTAATTATGCTGCTCCCCCTAAATCTCACCCAAAGCTTCAGCTCAGTCACTGAAAGGAAGCATGATCATGTTTGTCTTTCCTTCAGTCTTCTTGACAACCAGCAgcaagacacacacgcacacccaatCGCACACGCGTGATGCAAATAACGAACCACTGAATTCTAAAATGGTCGTCATTCAGCAAAACACTGTTGTTGAATataagcactctctctctctctctctctctctctctggctccgtctgtctgtctgtctctctctgtctgtctctgtctgtgtgtgtgtctctctctctgtctgtctgtctctctctctctctctctctctctctctctgtctgtctgtctgtctgtctctgtgtgtgtgtgtgtgtgtgtgtctctgtgtctgtctgtctctctctctctctctctctctgtcagtctgtctctctctctgtctctctctctctctcgctttctctttgtctctctctgtgtctgtgtatgtgtgtgtgtctctatctctctctgtctgtctgttagtctgtctgtctctctctctctctctctctctctctctaagcctAGTGCGTAACCGACACCCACACCTCATCAGCACGCGTTCATCCTTCCCTCACCTGGTACCCGCAGGCCGGTGTTTCCTCTCAGACCCTCAGCGCCTCGCAGTCCGGGTCAGTGCGGCACAGCGCGCAGCCGAGTAAAGTGAAAGTGAAAGTTTCTGCGGTGCTttatacacacgcacgcacgcgcaaacctctctctctcacacacacaccctgtaacGTGCGCGAAAGTAGATCAAACCGGTACCGAATAaacgtgcgcgcgcgcgcctctctctctctctctctctctctctctctctcactctaagaATCTCTGTCTCCTTCTTTCAGTCTGTCTCTCAGACTCAGTTCTGCAGTGTTTATTTGCATGAATGTTAGAAATCGTATTATTGCCAGCGCAGGTCGATTCAACTCAAATCTAAAGTTAATACAAGCAGGTAGTAACAGTGCATTTACTTGGGTCCTgtttacactttttgagtatctgttactttacttaagtttttttttttttttttttgcagcttatgactttaacttcggggcggtacgatggtgtagtggttagcactgtcgcctcacagcaagaaggtcctgggttcgagccccgtggccggcgagggcctttctgtgcggagtttgcatgttctccccgtgtccgcgtgggtttcctccgggtgctccggtttcccccacagtccaaagacatgcaggttaggttaactggtgactctaaattgaccgtaggtgtgaatgtgagtgtgaatggttgtctgtgtctatgtgtcagccctgtgatgacctggcgacttgtccagggtgtaccccgcctttcgcccgtagtcagctgggataggctccagcttgcctgcgaccctgtagaacaggataaagcggctagagataatgagatgagatgagactttaacttcactccatttgaaaggcaaatatcgtacttttcactccactacatttctatccagctcctcgttactcgttactatgaagcgggtttgaaagtggatgtttttttcttttatcttctaaaacgtgattgttgttTTCACagttgacactgagacagtccatCAGTAATCacaagactgtataaaatcaagttcagtgatttctcagcagcgttatttaacagcatcagttgatggcagaatggaaggaggtggttcttctggagaacgcacacactcatggctttacctagaacccatgtttcagttttctgaaaggaataaagattcgtttcattttaaacgtttgctttgttcgccaaaaacaaaccacatcacggcctacaaaaacccgccatccaacctgcagaggcATATTGAGgtaaataaacattttattccaagagaaagcttgcagtgaagctgGCTGTGCTTTGAGAGCtatcgataacgttgcaatagctatgcagtctggttagtcaaatgactttctatggatttgcccgccaagttaccGTAGCCTTGTCTACAGCTAACGTTtactagctagttaacttggacactgttagttagcatgtaaaaatggagtcacgctaacatgaataacattaacgtaTCTGAAGTGATTTCAGGAATGTTTTAGCATCATCTTTTAGCCAAATAAACTAAATGTAGAAAatgttcttttctagtaacattagctactcaatattattttgagtttgaaaagattttgctagcatgtcaggtggagcttcactggctAGCTCGCTTAGCGTCAAACCACCATGACGGTGTAACAGTGTGCATTTTGTATAGACTACATTTACTctagtatttataattacacaaagatgtttttattttaacacaccctgcatgtacacacacagcaTGGGTGAGCTCCTTCCCCAACTCCTATAAAGAGTAAAAAAGAAAACGCTAAATAATCATGATGTCTAATCGCTAAGCGCTAATCGCTAACCAGTGTAATTACACAGTAACTAGGTAGGCTAGTGAATTAGTCACAGGCTTATGTTACACCATGCGACGAAGGAAcaacaaaatacatgaaaacagaCAAGATATCACTACAATACATTAAGGGGGGgtgtacaaaaataaataatatacaaAATCATAGTTATAAAAGTAGTGGATGGCAGTACAGAAAGGAGATAGTTATAAGATGAAGAAAAGTGACTCAGACAGAAAACATACCTCTTTCCCAGGGTGACAGAGACAGGGAAGAGGTGAAGGGGGCAGGGCAATATGAATAAGGAAAAAGGAAATATTAGAAGGGGGTAGAAGGAGGGGGGCAGGAAGCTTCATAGGCAcccagaagaaaaagaagaaggaggagaaaaTACCATATGTAAATGCATggtgtgttaaaataaaaacatctttgtgtaattataaatactagAGTAGTTTATACAAAATGCACACTGTTACAAtggcacaggcagattcatatgtgcatgaatacacacacacacacacacacaagcacgagacctgtgagatggacagtattgtacttgccaatcacaacaaattgttgagggttttttttgtttgttttgatgtcagatcatGGTCTGGCAGGGcgggacagtggtgtagtggttagtgctgttgcctcacagcaagatggtcctgggttcgagccctggggccggcgagggcctttctgtgcggagtttgcatgttgtccgcgtgggtttcctccgggtgctccggtttcccccaccagGGCCGTCAACAGGAGGGGACAACCggatattttgtcccgggcccaggcatgagggggggcccagaactggtccctcatgaagatgccattaatcattctgtttcatttcaaaatgtgttgatttgggggagaaaaatgtgctatatttgcattcaatgaatgatttctggttcttttgcctttattgtcttcgaaaatagattcaagaacccacctaccacccctaatgcagaaatggtttggtctttgattaaggcgccaaataacacggcactattccatcataacgcttcgacaataagcgtgcgagcccatttgccaacatgcacaagtcaggagcaaagaaaagaaaagagaaaaagagatgaagaagccaagagcctcaggggctcactgcatagatattttagaaaagattcagatgatggggatagattagggataaaattagctcatgttttaagtcgttcaaattctgtaaagctgctttgcgacaatgtttattgttaaaagcgctatacaaataaacttgatttgatttgatttgatgatgcagcaggtggtgaaggcagtggggcagctgagccaggtaagacacagataacttttttccagccccgtaatgtaactccagcacgcgcgacgcgccattcataattataaagtaggggatagcagggtacactgagtgaacactgaaatgcacagggcattgaattatttcataaacatattggtttaataacactgtgttgcatatatctcaatgaagcaaagaatagcacattggcccgcaatcatatccaaatgttttaggcacgcttgctgagctgcgctgagctggactccggttagctgaaagcccgtggaacgctgcctctggttaattaaaccttattttgttggaaatcatcccgtgtagatacgacagcatgtgaaattgccagctagatagagtttaatgtaacgaatgggctataaatggggtgttttgaggttagtctgttgcaaaacattaaactttcgcttagactggatactcttcaaacaattcccttgctcaagtgaaaaatgataggcctgtatgaaaagcgcaattaatgaaagtagcctaataagccctaaatgaataaaacaacctctgttttattgttgttgcttacacgttaagattttgaaatcttctcggtccagttctatatccagggaacgttgtaatccttttggtttatccgtaataaacgtgtcagcccccaggtcagatagacgtggctgggagggtgtcaattttttttgtaacattctaaatcgagtacggaaaggacgtttatgaataacaagacaaaaaaatacactgaaaaactcactgtacacatcactagtggcacacacggactggccatcgggagtagcgggagttttcccggtgggccggtggttcagtgtgggccggcggagaaaaaaaaaaaaaacagttgcgcgctggcctttaatatgataagcaatgttaacagtttctttaagaaactgttaacattgcttattacagttgcgcgctggcctttaatatgataagcaatgttaacagtttcttagaaactgttaacattgcttatcatattaaaggccagcgcgcaactgttttttttttttctctgccggcccacactgaaccactgggaaaactcccgctactcccaatggccagtccgtgtgtgactagtggtgatgcttctatgttcagattttgggaaagccataactccgttctcattgaggcccagttccatcccgtaaacaatcattttgttttatcaactacctgcgctcaaacatgtcacaggagaggctcaatgggctggctatgctctctatagagtgcgaacttgcaaagaagctggacttcaatgaccttattgacgactttgccacagcaaaagtccggcgcattgcatttctcacctgaatagttgcagactaaggaaatgttcaaactgtaaatatgttgaaatgttgaaataaaatggttgactgttataatgggcttggaatacctgttatttaagggttggagtgagactgtgaaaagaggggttgggtgtgggtggttgctgtgtggcgatgtgcgtgcgcgc
The DNA window shown above is from Neoarius graeffei isolate fNeoGra1 chromosome 18, fNeoGra1.pri, whole genome shotgun sequence and carries:
- the socs1b gene encoding suppressor of cytokine signaling 1b, which translates into the protein MVHHNEPPDPSASPQDVVSVAVSTNAPAPQSHLDPQTHFRPFRDVDERALIANATRFLGNSGFYWGPLDVAEAHARLASLPIGTFLIRDSVQTDVFFTLSYRSVDGPTSVRVLLRGSGFALDGSKHIFPCLFELLRFYMTSPKKSLKQPYRGSAPQKLQELCRRAVVKTYGKENLEKLPVSTVLKDFLHLYPFSI